CGGCGGCGCGTGAGGCATCCCGCAATCCCGTCGCCCTGCTTGTGACCCTGGGGAACTTCATGGCCGAGGCCGAGCGGGAGCCGGGCCTGCTCGAGCAGATGAGAGCGCAAGGAAACCAACCTCGGTGCCAGGAACTCACCGACGTGCTCCAGGACCTGCAGCAGCGCGGAGCTGTGCGTGCGGACATCGATGTCGACACCATCGTCAGCCTGTGTTTCGGCAGCTACTTCGCCGACTTCAACCGATTCGGCGGCGACGTCCCCGCCGACCTCCCCGAACGAGTGGCGTCCGCCCTGTGGCCGGCCATCGCCGCCTTCCGGATTCAGCGCAGATGGAACCCTCGGCTGGTCAGCTATAGGCGCGACTCCTCCATGAGTTGTGCGACAGACAGACCGAACGATGCGGTGATACCAGTCAGTGTGGACATGCGTGGATTCGACGGTGCCGTAGAGTCCTTCGCGCTACTCGAGCGACCGACTTCGATGAGTTGGAGCTGGTTCTTGGTGATGCCCACGCGGCTCGCGAGCATTTCCTGAGTCACTCCGAGCGCCTTTCGGCGCGCGCGGACGACGCCACCGAAACTCTGGGCTGCTTCCGGACTCCACATCACACACCACGATCTACAGGAGGGGCGGCGCGACTCATCTATGGACCCGCCCGTTGGACATGTCCAACGGTACAAGCCGAGATCATCATTTTCGGGCATACCGCTTGAAAGCCATTTAAAAAATGACTACGTGCTAGGTCGTGTCTCCTAAGCGTTTGAGCCAGAGGGTGATGGCTCGTAGGACGGCGCCGCCGCGGTAGCTGAGGGCGAGTTTGTCGTAGCGGGTCGCGAGGCCGCGCCACTGTTTGCCTTCGTTGAAGCCGCGTTCGACGACATTGCGGCCCTTGTAGTCCGCGATGTCGTAGCTGACCGGCCGTCCGCCTCGGGAGCCGCGCCGCACGCGATGCCCTCGCTGGTCGGCCGGTTCGGGGATCACCGCGACGATCCCGCGTTCACGCAGGTGCGTGCGGATCGCGCGTGACGAGTAGGCCTTGTCGCCACGAACCCGGTCGGGACGAGTGCGCGGTCGACCTGGTCCGCGGCGGGCGACGCGGAGATGCTCCATCAGGACCGGGAACATCGGCGCATCACCGGCCTGACCGGGACCGACCAGCACCACCAGGGGGAGACCGTGACCATC
This genomic stretch from Microbacterium sp. Nx66 harbors:
- a CDS encoding IS5 family transposase (programmed frameshift), whose product is MSRTSSLSDAEWAQIEPMMPAASAKGGRPFQDHRRVVEGIVWPFRTGSPWRDLPAEFGPWQTAWKRHRRFSGDGTWDQIYAAILAAADAAGEIDWAVSVDSTINRAHQHATNSRATQGDLSSYKNLRKEPPDHAIGRSRGGLSTKIHHLVDGHGLPLVVLVGPGQAGDAPMFPVLMEHLRVARRGPGRPRTRPDRVRGDKAYSSRAIRTHLRERGIVAVIPEPADQRGHRVRRGSRGGRPVSYDIADYKGRNVVERGFNEGKQWRGLATRYDKLALSYRGGAVLRAITLWLKRLGDTT
- a CDS encoding TetR-like C-terminal domain-containing protein encodes the protein MAEAEREPGLLEQMRAQGNQPRCQELTDVLQDLQQRGAVRADIDVDTIVSLCFGSYFADFNRFGGDVPADLPERVASALWPAIAAFRIQRRWNPRLVSYRRDSSMSCATDRPNDAVIPVSVDMRGFDGAVESFALLERPTSMSWSWFLVMPTRLASIS